A window of the Planococcus citri chromosome 4, ihPlaCitr1.1, whole genome shotgun sequence genome harbors these coding sequences:
- the LOC135843197 gene encoding uncharacterized protein LOC135843197 isoform X2, protein MTAEDNLIRILTVENRRLNTESINPIQTLITKAETILLREPSLLRIEPPIIAVGDIHGQFEDLLWIFQQTGFPPATSYIFLGDYVDRGRHSVECISLLLSLKVKYPKNVYLLRGNHECTMINHKYGFYNECRQRFNVGLWNKFSGLFDCLPLAAIIGSKIFCCHGGLSPDLKTVDQIESIRRPFPINTLTGLVNDLLWSDPSRFHKGWKYNKYRSVSYTFGSDVIEKFLSDNNFQLIVRAHQLISSGYQIFAGGKLISIFSAPNYCSNHMNEGALLHIDANLKCSIIRLKYDFVVPTTAAHF, encoded by the exons ATGACTGCTGAAGATAATTTGATTCGCATATTGACCGTGGAAAATCGCAGACTGAATACGG AATCAATTAACCCTATTCAAACGTTGATAACGAAAGCAGAAACTATACTACTACGAGAACCGTCTCTGTTAAGAATCGAACCACCAATAATTGCAGTAg GCGACATTCATGGTCAATTCGAAGATTTGCTGTGGATTTTCCAGCAAACTGGCTTCCCTCCAGCCACCAGTTATATATTTCTGGGCGATTACGTAGATCGTGGACGACACTCGGTCGAATGCATCAGTTTGCTGTTATCGTTGAAAgtaaaatacccgaaaaatgtttacttattACGAGGAAATCACGAATGTACGATGATAAATCATAAATACGGATTTTATAACGAGT GCAGACAAAGATTCAACGTTGGATTATGGAATAAATTCTCCGGGTTATTCGATTGTTTACCTTTGGCGGCGATAATcggaagtaaaattttttgttgccaTGGCGGATTGAGCCCGGATTTGAAAACCGTCGATCAAATAGAAAGCATAAGAAGACCATTCCCTATTAATACATTGACCGGTCTCGTTAATGATTTACTATGGTCGGATCCTTCACGG tttcacaAAGGATGGAAATATAACAAATATCGAAGTGTGTCGTATACTTTTGGCAGcgatgtaattgaaaaatttctttctgaTAATAATTTTCAGCTCATCGTCAGAGCTCATCAG TTAATCAGCAGTGGATATCAAATTTTCGCCGGAGGAAAGCTCATATCCATTTTTTCAGCTCCTAATTATTGCAGTAATCATATGAACGAAGGAGCACTCCTACATATCGATGCCAATTTAAAATGTTCCATCATTAGGCTGAAG TATGATTTTGTAGTACCCACCACCGCAGCGCATTTTTAG
- the LOC135843197 gene encoding uncharacterized protein LOC135843197 isoform X1 has protein sequence MTAEDNLIRILTVENRRLNTESINPIQTLITKAETILLREPSLLRIEPPIIAVGDIHGQFEDLLWIFQQTGFPPATSYIFLGDYVDRGRHSVECISLLLSLKVKYPKNVYLLRGNHECTMINHKYGFYNECRQRFNVGLWNKFSGLFDCLPLAAIIGSKIFCCHGGLSPDLKTVDQIESIRRPFPINTLTGLVNDLLWSDPSRFHKGWKYNKYRSVSYTFGSDVIEKFLSDNNFQLIVRAHQLISSGYQIFAGGKLISIFSAPNYCSNHMNEGALLHIDANLKCSIIRLKITYSNIRNFNKLLAISNGALGKRCPFS, from the exons ATGACTGCTGAAGATAATTTGATTCGCATATTGACCGTGGAAAATCGCAGACTGAATACGG AATCAATTAACCCTATTCAAACGTTGATAACGAAAGCAGAAACTATACTACTACGAGAACCGTCTCTGTTAAGAATCGAACCACCAATAATTGCAGTAg GCGACATTCATGGTCAATTCGAAGATTTGCTGTGGATTTTCCAGCAAACTGGCTTCCCTCCAGCCACCAGTTATATATTTCTGGGCGATTACGTAGATCGTGGACGACACTCGGTCGAATGCATCAGTTTGCTGTTATCGTTGAAAgtaaaatacccgaaaaatgtttacttattACGAGGAAATCACGAATGTACGATGATAAATCATAAATACGGATTTTATAACGAGT GCAGACAAAGATTCAACGTTGGATTATGGAATAAATTCTCCGGGTTATTCGATTGTTTACCTTTGGCGGCGATAATcggaagtaaaattttttgttgccaTGGCGGATTGAGCCCGGATTTGAAAACCGTCGATCAAATAGAAAGCATAAGAAGACCATTCCCTATTAATACATTGACCGGTCTCGTTAATGATTTACTATGGTCGGATCCTTCACGG tttcacaAAGGATGGAAATATAACAAATATCGAAGTGTGTCGTATACTTTTGGCAGcgatgtaattgaaaaatttctttctgaTAATAATTTTCAGCTCATCGTCAGAGCTCATCAG TTAATCAGCAGTGGATATCAAATTTTCGCCGGAGGAAAGCTCATATCCATTTTTTCAGCTCCTAATTATTGCAGTAATCATATGAACGAAGGAGCACTCCTACATATCGATGCCAATTTAAAATGTTCCATCATTAGGCTGAAG ATCACGTATTcgaatattagaaattttaacaaattactggcaatttcaAATGGCGCATTAGGGAAGCGGTGCCCTTTTTCTTAG
- the Eogt gene encoding EGF domain-specific O-linked N-acetylglucosamine transferase, protein MCTKTTSIIFRVVILIYCIVPFTICDKLDDLNLPSEHLPYYFNTYKDVLQEYCKETPNHDFCGNKKSKSCWGYELNCDSSNSYHRPVCPGSYNGWVQSKKEQISTFYNQADFGFVREQRNEMMLMCEPSFKEDSSLECSNHLRFCRGRNIFINFTSLASRKEPIRYKMDVLKDGEIGGFCNFKKPRLLEECDHLSPLQSWGPELQHFTALRRPPIPHNCDVVVNEPTFIMKIDATVNMYHHFCDFFNLYASLHVNSSHEDTFSRNVRILIWESYTYQSAFSATFDTFTKYPIWDLKTFAGQTVCFKNVVFPLLPRMIFGLYYNTPLIGGCERSGLFHAFSKFILHRLDIPTFKRHNKRFKVTFLSRDTMYRKVLNERQLLHALSANTSYDVNRVVFDRNYPLKDQLKIIHNTDIFISIHGAGLTHLLFLPDWAAVFELYNCEDPSCYYDLARLRGVKYVTWQDQLKLYQQDENHPERGAHAKFTNYKFDVDEFLKLVEVAAKHVSEQENFPGHYLNDRDEL, encoded by the exons ATGTGTACAAAAACGACGAGTATTATCTTTAGAGTAGTAATTTTAATATATTGCATAGTACCTTTTACCATTTGTGATAAACTCGATGACCTGAATCTACCTTCGGAACATCTGCCTTATTATTTCAACACTTACAAAGATGTCCTACAAGAGTATTGCAAGGAGACCCCTAACCATGACTTTTGT ggaaataAGAAGTCGAAATCATGCTGGGGCTACGAACTGAATTGCGATTCATCGAATTCCTATCATCGACCGGTGTGTCCTGGATCTTATAATGGTTGGGTTCAGTCCAAGAAGGAACAAATTAGCACGTTTTATAATCAAGCTGATTTCGGATTCGTACGAGAACAACGGAATGAGATGATGCTCATGTGTGAGCCATCGTttaaa gaagACTCGTCGTTAGAATGCTCCAACCATCTTCGTTTCTGCAGAGGTCGTAATATATTTATTAATTTCACCAGTTTGGCCTCTCGAAAAGAACCAATCCGGTATAAAATGGATGTTCTGAAAGATGGAGAAATTGGAGGTTTCTGCAA TTTTAAAAAACCCAGATTACTAGAAGAATGCGATCATTTAAGCCCATTGCAATCATGGGGCCCTGAATTACAGCATTTTACCGCCTTACGTAGACCTCCCATACCTCACAACTGTGACGTTGTCGTGAACGAGCCCACGTTTATAATGAAAATAGACGCCA CTGTGAACATGTATCaccatttttgtgattttttcaacttatacgCTTCTTTGCACGTCAACTCATCGCATGAAGATACGTTCTCTAGAAACGTACGCATTCTTATTTGGGAATCGTACACGTATCAATCGGCATTCAGCGCTACTTTCGATACATTTACAAAGTATCCGATCTGGGATCTGAAAACGTTCGCTGGACAAACAGTTTGCTTCAAAAATGTAGTATTTCCTTTATTGCCTAGGATGATTTTCGGCTTGTATTACAATACTCCTTTG atCGGTGGATGCGAACGAAGTGGTTTGTTTCACGCTTTCTCGAAGTTCATTCTGCATCGATTGGATATCCCTACTTTCAAAAGGCATAATAAACGATTCAAAGTAACGTTTTTATCTCGAGATACGATGTACCGAAAGGTACTAAATGAACGACAACTTTTACACGCTTTGAGTGCCAATACGAGTTACGATGTGAATCGA GTCGTATTTGATCGAAATTATCCGTTAAAAGATCAGctgaaaataattcataataCAGATATCTTCATCAGTATTCACGGAGCTGGATTGACTCATTTGTTATTTTTACCAGATTGGGCTGCTGTTTTCGAATT GTATAACTGCGAAGATCCGAGCTGCTATTACGATTTAGCCAGATTACGAGGAGTAAAATATGTAACGTGGCAAGACCAACTGAAATTATATCAGCAAGATGAA aaccATCCAGAAAGAGGAGCTCACGCCAAGTTTACTAATTACAAATTTGACGTCGACGAATTCCTAAAACTAGTCGAAGTAGCTGCTAAACATGTCTCGGAACAGGAGAATTTCCCTGGACATTATTTAAATGATCGAGACGAACTGTAA